One segment of Danio aesculapii chromosome 3, fDanAes4.1, whole genome shotgun sequence DNA contains the following:
- the LOC130219750 gene encoding G protein-coupled receptor 183-like, which yields MDRRLQLNTRFSYIFRSNMRSTNLTTDQVNTTHAFSVFDGCEEMVAGVVFDLAFQCFNVIIGIPANTMVIANLINTRNEPSTSDIFLGCLAFMDAYFGFMTIIAFLNFYLWTSPLGYKAMKFSYGVKDTSGPLFLSCVCLDRFIAVLFPIAFGQLKDIKYRIGLSIVVFLLTFAYAAAKCVGGLPNFEKVFTSEVLFAFTWMVVCNVAIMMALKRSRGSGKDEMHPMKRKAFKMVLSILIIIVSNYLPPVALFPFEDHYQREVFICYVQPVCFAFLNISSTIQPLTYLFRLEKVPFLPQSCVQKLFWKKQDKPTKQ from the coding sequence ATGGACCGTCGACTACAACTCAACACAAGATTCAGCTACATCTTCAGAAGCAACATGCGCTCAACTAACCTGACGACCGATCAAGTCAATACAACACACGCATTCAGTGTGTTTGACGGTTGTGAGGAAATGGTGGCAGGTGTGGTTTTTGACCTAGCTTTTCAATGCTTTAACGTGATTATAGGAATACCTGCAAACACAATGGTCATCGCAAACCTAATAAACACCCGCAATGAGCCTTCAACCTCAGACATCTTCCTGGGCTGCCTGGCTTTCATGGATGCTTACTTTGGATTCATGACGATCATAGCGTTCCTCAATTTCTACCTTTGGACGAGTCCTTTGGGTTATAAGGCTATGAAGTTCTCTTATGGTGTGAAGGACACAAGTGGGCCGCTCTTTCTCTCCTGTGTCTGTCTGGATCGATTTATAGCCGTCCTCTTCCCAATCGCATTTGGACAGTTAAAGGACATCAAATACAGGATCGGTCTGTCCATTGTGGTTTTTTTGCTCACTTTTGCTTATGCTGCAGCCAAATGCGTTGGTGGTCTCCCTAACTTTGAGAAGGTGTTCACTAGTGAGGTCCTGTTCGCTTTCACCTGGATGGTGGTGTGTAACGTGGCCATCATGATGGCCCTTAAACGCTCAAGAGGTTCTGGTAAAGATGAGATGCATCCAATGAAAAGAAAAGCTTTTAAGATGGTACTATCGATCTTGATCATCATAGTGAGCAACTATCTCCCTCCGGTTGCTCTGTTCCCCTTTGAAGACCATTATCAACGTGAAGTCTTCATTTGCTATGTGCAGCCAGTATGTTTTGCCTTTCTAAACATCAGCAGCACTATCCAGCCCTTAACCTACTTGTTTCGCTTAGAGAAAGTACCCTTCCTGCCTCAATCTTGTGTGCAGAAGTTATTCTGGAAGAAACAAGACaaacccacaaaacaatga